The Impatiens glandulifera chromosome 8, dImpGla2.1, whole genome shotgun sequence genome includes a window with the following:
- the LOC124912493 gene encoding protein ALP1-like translates to MVPQLGRNTVGRSRRKKYETTAAVSRQNQQFEEEEESDNLSHLISLVASATIAAHSFLSQNDLVLLPSQTLTLESKISTTSDSLSRLLALVEPISLSPLPLRPLPSSPCWFNRFLASQSDDDDIGWVEAFRMSRPSFYLLIRLIAPALTTIYHFHPEFTLGAALFRLSHGATYKSVGRRFMMDSTTACRCFYTVCKAIVERMGHMFDFRSESDLKRITSGFGWESLPNCCGALGFESFSIDCDLLGKNGSLMVQALVDLEGRFLDVSAGWSSAMKPETILRQSRLFSSVNELLIGPYYDIGDDNSIPQYILGDSCFPLLPWLITPYTVVENEKEEAFNSVHNNVMELVKKAFGKIRTRWELLSHSWKEQSVEAFPFVIVACCLLHNYLIKCSDDEMQEESLTYFKDSIKLPPFEGGEEDEIGKRTRDLLASSLKLVSCIQE, encoded by the coding sequence ATGGTTCCTCAACTAGGAAGAAACACTGTCGGAAGATCTAGAAGAAAGAAATACGAAACCACCGCCGCTGTTTCTCGTCAGAATCAACAGTTTGAGGAGGAAGAAGAATCTGACAACCTTAGCCATCTCATTTCTCTTGTCGCTTCAGCTACCATCGCCGCACATTCATTTCTTTCCCAAAACGATCTCGTCCTCCTCCCTTcccaaaccctaaccctagaaTCTAAAATCTCCACCACTTCCGATTCACTCTCCAGACTCCTCGCCCTGGTCGAACCCATATCACTATCTCCTCTCCCCCTTCGTCCACTTCCATCTTCTCCATGTTGGTTCAACCGATTTCTAGCATCCCAGTCAGACGATGATGATATAGGATGGGTAGAAGCTTTCCGCATGTCAAGACCTTCGTTCTATCTCCTAATCCGCTTGATCGCCCCTGCCCTAACCACCATCTACCATTTCCATCCCGAATTCACCCTAGGCGCAGCTCTATTTCGTCTCTCACATGGGGCAACCTACAAATCGGTGGGTAGGAGGTTTATGATGGACTCCACCACCGCCTGCCGCTGCTTCTACACTGTATGCAAGGCTATCGTGGAAAGAATGGGTCACATGTTCGATTTCCGATCAGAATCCGACCTCAAACGTATCACATCAGGTTTCGGCTGGGAATCTCTCCCTAATTGTTGTGGGGCATTAGGGttcgaaagtttttcaattgaCTGTGATCTGTTGGGAAAGAATGGTTCATTGATGGTTCAAGCATTGGTTGATCTTGAAGGCAGATTCCTAGATGTATCAGCTGGATGGTCAAGCGCAATGAAACCAGAAACAATCCTTCGCCAATCAAGGTTGTTCTCTTCTGTGAATGAATTGCTAATCGGGCCTTATTATGATATTGGAGATGACAATTCAATCCCACAGTACATATTAGGTGATTCTTGTTTTCCTTTACTGCCATGGCTGATCACTCCTTATACTGTTGTTGAAAATGAGAAGGAGGAAGCATTCAACTCTGTTCATAACAATGTGATGGAATTGGTTAAGAAAGCTTTTGGGAAAATAAGGACGAGATGGGAGCTTCTGTCCCATAGCTGGAAGGAACAATCTGTTGAAGCATTCCCTTTTGTTATTGTTGCGTGTTGCCTTCTTCATAATTATCTCATCAAGTGCAGTGACGATGAAATGCAGGAAGAGAGTTTAACCTACTTTAAGGACTCTATTAAGCTTCCTCCTTTTGAAGGtggtgaagaagatgaaattggGAAACGGACAAGGGATTTGCTTGCTTCGAGTTTGAAACTGGTAAGCTGTATTCAAGAGTAA